One genomic segment of Cinclus cinclus chromosome 33, bCinCin1.1, whole genome shotgun sequence includes these proteins:
- the LOC134055536 gene encoding RNA-binding protein 4B-like isoform X1 encodes MVKLFIGNLPREATEQEIRSLFEQYGKVLECDIIKNYGFVHIEDKTAAEDAIRNLHHHKLHGVCINVEASKNKSKASTKLHVGNISPTCTNLELRAKFEEYGPVIECDIVKDYAFVHMERAEDAVEAIRGLDNTEFQGKRMRVQLSTSRLRTAPGMGDKSGCYRCGKEGHWSKECPVDRPGQVADFAEAYNEQYGAVRTPYTAGYGETVYYDEAYGGMADYYKRYRVRSYATASAYDAYAEQTMAQYSQYAQYSQVQSSAMAATTAMAGRIPTTLDAYDRALLPTPGAAAAVAAAAATAAAAAASSTYYTRDRSPLRRTAAAASTVGEAYTYERGQLSPVSSVARASLYDMQRFGRDPYADRARYSAF; translated from the exons ATGGTGAAGCTGTTCATCGGGAACCTGCCGCGGGAGGCGACGGAGCAGGAGATCCGCTCCCTGTTCGAGCAGTACGGGAAGGTGCTGGAGTGCGACATCATCAAGAACTACGGCTTCGTGCACATCGAGGACAAGACGGCGGCCGAGGACGCCATCCGCAACCTGCACCACCACAAGCTGCACGGCGTCTGCATCAACGTGGAGGCCAGCAAGAACAAGAGCAAGGCCTCCACCAAGCTGCACGTGGGCAACATCAGCCCCACCTGCACCAACCTAGAGCTGCGTGCCAAATTCGAGGAATATGGCCCCGTCATCGAATGTGACATAGTCAAGGACTACGCCTTCGTGCACATGGAGCGGGCCGAGGATGCCGTGGAGGCAATCCGGGGGCTGGACAACACCGAGTTCCAAG GCAAGCGGATGCGCGTGCAGCTGTCCACCAGCCGGCTGCGGACGGCGCCCGGGATGGGAGACAAGAGCGGCTGCTACCGCTGCGGGAAGGAGGGGCACTGGTCTAAGGAGTGCCCGGTCGATCGCCCGGGGCAAGTGGCGGACTTTGCCGAGGCCTATAACGAGCAGTACGGAGCCGTGCGCACTCCCTACACCGCGGGCTATGGGGAGACCGTGTATTACGATGAGGCCTACGGCGGGATGGCCGACTACTACAAGCGCTACCGCGTCCGCTCCTACGCCACGGCCTCGGCGTACGACGCCTACGCGGAGCAGACCATGgcccagtactcccagtacgCCCAGTACTCCCAGGTCCAGTCCTCGGCCATGGCCGCCACCACGGCCATGGCCGGCCGCATCCCCACCACCTTAGACGCGTACGACCGAGCGCTGCTGCCCACCCCGGGCGCGGCGGCCGCcgtcgccgccgccgccgccaccgccgcggccgccgccgcgtCCTCCACGTATTACACCCGGGACAGGAGCCCCCTGCGCCGCACGGCCGCCGCGGCCAGCACCGTCGGAGAGGCGTACACGTACGAGCGTGGGCAGCTGTCGCCCGTCTCCTCGGTGGCCCGGGCGTCCCTCTACGACATGCAGCGCTTCGGGCGGGACCCGTACGCGGACCGGGCGCGATACTCCGCCTTTTGA
- the LOC134055536 gene encoding RNA-binding protein 4B-like isoform X3, whose protein sequence is MVKLFIGNLPREATEQEIRSLFEQYGKVLECDIIKNYGFVHIEDKTAAEDAIRNLHHHKLHGVCINVEASKNKSKASTKLHVGNISPTCTNLELRAKFEEYGPVIECDIVKDYAFVHMERAEDAVEAIRGLDNTEFQGGPRRRRPVPGRSSG, encoded by the exons ATGGTGAAGCTGTTCATCGGGAACCTGCCGCGGGAGGCGACGGAGCAGGAGATCCGCTCCCTGTTCGAGCAGTACGGGAAGGTGCTGGAGTGCGACATCATCAAGAACTACGGCTTCGTGCACATCGAGGACAAGACGGCGGCCGAGGACGCCATCCGCAACCTGCACCACCACAAGCTGCACGGCGTCTGCATCAACGTGGAGGCCAGCAAGAACAAGAGCAAGGCCTCCACCAAGCTGCACGTGGGCAACATCAGCCCCACCTGCACCAACCTAGAGCTGCGTGCCAAATTCGAGGAATATGGCCCCGTCATCGAATGTGACATAGTCAAGGACTACGCCTTCGTGCACATGGAGCGGGCCGAGGATGCCGTGGAGGCAATCCGGGGGCTGGACAACACCGAGTTCCAAG GAGGACCCCGACGGCGACGTCCTGTGCCGGGCCGGAGCAGCGGGTGA
- the LOC134055536 gene encoding RNA-binding protein 4B-like isoform X2: protein MVKLFIGNLPREATEQEIRSLFEQYGKVLECDIIKNYGFVHIEDKTAAEDAIRNLHHHKLHGVCINVEASKNKSKASTKLHVGNISPTCTNLELRAKFEEYGPVIECDIVKDYAFVHMERAEDAVEAIRGLDNTEFQARPPRRRTPTATSCAGPEQRVTPGCRPPL, encoded by the exons ATGGTGAAGCTGTTCATCGGGAACCTGCCGCGGGAGGCGACGGAGCAGGAGATCCGCTCCCTGTTCGAGCAGTACGGGAAGGTGCTGGAGTGCGACATCATCAAGAACTACGGCTTCGTGCACATCGAGGACAAGACGGCGGCCGAGGACGCCATCCGCAACCTGCACCACCACAAGCTGCACGGCGTCTGCATCAACGTGGAGGCCAGCAAGAACAAGAGCAAGGCCTCCACCAAGCTGCACGTGGGCAACATCAGCCCCACCTGCACCAACCTAGAGCTGCGTGCCAAATTCGAGGAATATGGCCCCGTCATCGAATGTGACATAGTCAAGGACTACGCCTTCGTGCACATGGAGCGGGCCGAGGATGCCGTGGAGGCAATCCGGGGGCTGGACAACACCGAGTTCCAAG CACGGCCGCCCCGCAGGAGGACCCCGACGGCGACGTCCTGTGCCGGGCCGGAGCAGCGGGTGACGCCAGGCTGCCGCCCGCCCTTGTAG